A genomic region of Acidobacteriota bacterium contains the following coding sequences:
- a CDS encoding YbjQ family protein gives MIITTADAIPGKRIVKVLGLVKGNTVRARHIGRDMMALFRNIIGGEITEYTKLLAESREQSIDRMTEKAEELGANAIVGFRFITSYLMGGAAELLAYGTAVVTEEER, from the coding sequence ATGATAATTACTACAGCTGATGCTATCCCAGGAAAAAGAATCGTAAAAGTTTTAGGCCTTGTAAAAGGCAATACAGTAAGAGCAAGGCACATTGGAAGGGATATGATGGCTCTTTTTAGAAATATCATAGGAGGCGAAATAACAGAATACACAAAGCTTTTAGCTGAATCTCGAGAGCAGTCTATTGATCGAATGACAGAGAAGGCTGAAGAATTAGGAGCAAACGCTATAGTTGGGTTTAGATTTATCACATCCTATCTTATGGGTGGAGCTGCTGAGCTATTAGCTTATGGAACAGCTGTTGTTACAGAAGAAGAGAGATAA
- a CDS encoding type II toxin-antitoxin system RelE/ParE family toxin, with translation MSGRKSEKNKYRIFFENKQARKSYEKYTSRSSPKIREQINKEIKKIEENPYIAGAPLSGDLGGLWSSRTGDFRIIYEILQEEKQVNIINLGPRGNIYKKIKLKLIF, from the coding sequence TTGAGTGGGAGAAAATCAGAAAAGAATAAATATAGAATTTTCTTTGAAAATAAACAAGCAAGAAAAAGTTATGAAAAATATACTTCCCGAAGCTCTCCAAAAATCAGAGAGCAAATAAATAAAGAAATCAAAAAAATAGAAGAAAATCCTTACATAGCAGGAGCTCCTCTTAGTGGAGATCTTGGCGGTTTATGGAGTTCTAGAACTGGTGATTTCAGAATAATATATGAAATATTACAAGAAGAAAAACAAGTAAATATAATTAATTTGGGGCCGAGGGGAAACATATATAAGAAAATTAAACTTAAGCTTATATTTTAA
- a CDS encoding archease: MNKKYEIFFTTADIGLKVRGKSIEELFKNAAEGMFSIMRKNLKNRSNSIKRKIDVKSYEWESLLAEWLNELLFLYDSKKVIFTNFKINEILPYRIKAEINGYKANKEDILREIKAVTLHNLKIIKEKNIWKTEIIFDI; this comes from the coding sequence ATGAACAAAAAATATGAAATTTTTTTTACAACCGCTGATATAGGATTGAAGGTCAGGGGAAAATCGATAGAGGAACTATTTAAAAATGCAGCAGAAGGAATGTTTTCTATCATGAGAAAAAATTTAAAGAATAGAAGTAACAGTATTAAAAGAAAAATTGATGTTAAATCTTATGAATGGGAAAGCTTATTGGCTGAATGGCTGAATGAACTTCTATTTCTTTATGATTCAAAAAAAGTGATATTCACTAATTTTAAAATTAATGAAATTCTTCCGTACCGTATCAAAGCAGAGATTAATGGATATAAAGCGAATAAGGAAGACATTTTAAGAGAAATTAAGGCTGTGACTTTGCATAATTTAAAAATAATAAAGGAAAAAAATATCTGGAAAACAGAAATAATTTTTGACATATAA
- a CDS encoding zf-HC2 domain-containing protein — protein MEEHHDYKILLMKYLDNELSEEERENFQNHIKYCQECEKELNEFKKLKEVMKSMRYLEPQDEVWERYWTSIYNRLERGIGWILLSIGSIILLLYGAFKLIEDLIKDPTIALLVKIGAITFLAGAVILFVSALRERIFVWKRDKYREVKR, from the coding sequence ATGGAAGAACATCACGACTATAAAATTTTATTGATGAAGTATCTTGATAATGAATTGTCTGAAGAAGAAAGAGAAAATTTCCAGAATCATATAAAGTACTGTCAGGAATGTGAAAAGGAATTAAATGAATTTAAAAAATTAAAGGAGGTGATGAAAAGTATGAGATATTTGGAACCTCAAGATGAAGTATGGGAAAGGTATTGGACATCAATTTATAACCGATTAGAGAGAGGAATTGGCTGGATTCTTTTATCCATTGGCTCAATTATACTCCTTCTTTACGGAGCTTTTAAATTAATTGAGGATCTCATAAAAGACCCTACTATAGCTCTTTTGGTTAAAATAGGAGCTATCACTTTTTTAGCAGGCGCGGTTATACTTTTCGTTTCAGCATTAAGGGAGAGAATTTTTGTCTGGAAAAGGGATAAATACAGGGAGGTGAAAAGATGA
- a CDS encoding alpha/beta fold hydrolase, translated as MKRSIFSVALIIFLSCLISGQEIIEKGKLKIYFLGEEVGYEDYSLIKKDSDFYLVCSGEMKKPMSLKINRMEITYDKNYFPVKFFLDASVNNIPQLINSIFKEGKAINEIKIKEESRILEISVKPGTLILPNGIFSTYIIALKRYDFEKRGKQEFSAFILPQQELTFSMELKEVQEIELKRGKVSTEHFSATLAGVIAEDIWVDKERKLIKFSIPSQGIEIFGEEIKKEEEVVWEKDGKREIERGRYEIYIQNSNIGFSEFALKTDGKNYFLFGRNKITLGTISQDAVSHQEYDDKLEPIQYNIKGKWNGKPFEIKGNAEGNKIKTFMSDATALKDKDFIKDEKTIFLNDLSFYDYLIFFKKLEKLNLREKKFYGIVRPASDVLILETYRIPVNISFVEKENSELNGKTITLERYFLDVAGAEGLYAWKYDGKIIKFFSPFKYQVAFLKGYENIKTIDIPKKEVKAINYTSEDVIFQSGNLKLAGSVTIPKYKGKKFPAVVLVSGSGPQDRNEDTPGKGGLKFGIFKIISHYLSEKGIIVLRYDDRGVGKSEGNFADTTDEDFVSDAESAVKYLRSRDDVDPEKIFLVGHSEGGIIAPRVALNDQRLAGIVLMAGTATRGSQVLIEQTIHLLNSAELTQDEINRAMEIQEKVIKALSGEIDEKEVEEYLVPMKPRMKWIKSFINYDPSKTIKKVKCPILILNGGKDIQVLSYHAKKLEEIAKTSGNKNVTLKIFPSLNHLFIKSKSGNVSEYAFQLMENKNLSEEFLGYLVRWIKRHTNN; from the coding sequence ATGAAAAGAAGTATTTTTTCTGTTGCGTTAATTATCTTTTTATCCTGCCTTATCTCAGGGCAGGAAATAATAGAGAAGGGGAAACTGAAAATTTATTTTCTTGGAGAGGAAGTTGGGTATGAGGATTACTCTCTTATAAAAAAAGATAGCGATTTTTATTTAGTATGTTCTGGCGAAATGAAAAAACCCATGTCCCTAAAAATAAATAGAATGGAAATTACATACGATAAAAATTATTTTCCAGTTAAATTTTTTCTCGATGCTTCAGTAAATAACATTCCTCAATTGATTAATTCAATATTTAAAGAAGGAAAAGCTATAAATGAAATCAAAATAAAAGAAGAATCCAGAATATTAGAGATCTCAGTAAAGCCAGGAACCCTTATTCTACCCAATGGAATCTTCTCGACGTATATAATTGCTTTAAAACGTTATGACTTTGAAAAAAGAGGGAAACAGGAATTTTCAGCCTTCATTCTGCCTCAACAGGAATTGACTTTTTCAATGGAATTAAAAGAAGTCCAGGAAATTGAATTGAAGAGAGGAAAAGTCTCTACAGAGCATTTCTCTGCAACCCTTGCAGGAGTTATAGCAGAAGATATCTGGGTCGATAAAGAAAGAAAATTGATTAAATTTTCAATTCCTTCCCAAGGAATCGAAATTTTCGGAGAAGAAATAAAGAAAGAGGAAGAAGTTGTATGGGAAAAGGATGGGAAAAGAGAAATCGAGAGGGGAAGATATGAAATATACATTCAGAATTCTAACATAGGATTCAGTGAGTTTGCTTTAAAAACCGATGGAAAAAATTATTTCCTTTTTGGAAGAAATAAAATAACTCTGGGAACTATCAGCCAGGATGCTGTTTCACATCAAGAATATGATGATAAATTGGAACCTATTCAGTACAACATTAAAGGGAAATGGAATGGAAAGCCTTTTGAGATAAAAGGAAATGCAGAGGGGAATAAAATAAAAACTTTTATGAGTGATGCAACAGCACTAAAAGATAAAGATTTTATAAAGGATGAAAAAACAATATTTTTGAATGACCTATCATTTTACGACTATCTGATATTTTTTAAAAAATTGGAAAAGTTAAATTTAAGAGAAAAAAAATTCTACGGAATAGTGAGACCAGCCTCTGATGTTTTAATATTGGAAACGTACAGAATTCCTGTAAATATATCATTTGTTGAAAAGGAAAATTCAGAGCTAAATGGAAAGACTATAACATTGGAGAGATACTTTTTAGATGTAGCTGGAGCTGAGGGATTGTATGCATGGAAATACGACGGTAAAATAATAAAATTCTTTTCTCCTTTTAAATATCAGGTAGCTTTTTTAAAAGGTTATGAAAACATAAAGACTATCGATATCCCAAAAAAAGAAGTCAAGGCAATAAATTACACTTCCGAAGATGTCATATTTCAATCTGGAAATTTAAAATTAGCAGGTTCTGTAACAATTCCAAAATATAAGGGTAAAAAATTCCCAGCGGTAGTTTTGGTATCAGGTTCTGGACCTCAGGACAGAAATGAAGATACCCCAGGAAAAGGAGGGTTGAAATTTGGCATTTTCAAGATTATTTCTCATTATTTAAGTGAAAAAGGAATAATTGTTCTCAGATATGATGATCGTGGCGTTGGAAAAAGTGAAGGAAATTTTGCCGATACAACTGACGAAGACTTTGTTTCTGATGCAGAATCAGCTGTTAAATACTTAAGATCAAGGGATGATGTTGACCCTGAGAAGATATTTCTCGTTGGCCATAGCGAAGGCGGGATAATTGCTCCTCGTGTAGCTTTGAATGACCAAAGGCTGGCAGGAATTGTATTAATGGCAGGGACTGCAACCCGGGGTTCTCAAGTCCTAATCGAACAAACAATACATCTCTTGAATTCAGCGGAACTAACACAAGATGAAATTAATAGAGCGATGGAAATTCAGGAAAAAGTTATAAAAGCTCTTTCAGGAGAAATAGATGAGAAAGAAGTGGAAGAGTATTTAGTTCCAATGAAGCCTCGAATGAAATGGATTAAGTCTTTTATAAATTATGATCCTTCTAAAACAATAAAGAAAGTAAAATGCCCAATTTTAATTCTAAATGGAGGAAAAGATATTCAGGTACTTTCTTACCATGCCAAAAAGCTTGAGGAAATCGCAAAAACCTCAGGCAATAAAAATGTAACTTTGAAGATATTCCCCAGTTTAAACCACCTTTTCATTAAGTCAAAATCCGGGAATGTCTCTGAATATGCTTTTCAATTGATGGAAAATAAGAATTTAAGCGAAGAATTTTTAGGCTATCTTGTTAGATGGATTAAAAGGCACACCAATAATTAG
- a CDS encoding RtcB family protein — MKKNLIKINDYKWVIPKETNPLMKVPGVIFASEELVQKALEDQSLVQVINAASLPGIVKASIAMPDIHFGYGLPIGGVVATDWENGVISPGGVGFDINCGVRLIRTNFFLKDIKDKERAIVDTLYQKIPTGVGSRGALKLSFNELKEVLKKGAKWAVERGYGDKEDLNSTESLGTLEGADPEKVSSKALDRGKDQLGTLGSGNHFLEVQYVEEIYDPHIAKILGLEKDLITVMIHTGSRGLGHQIATDYLAILGGALKKWGINVPDRQLACAPIQSKEGMNYIEAMKGAANFAWANRQIIMHWAEEALLRALNISRPSLGMKLIYDIAHNIVKKEEHIVEGKKMTVAVHRKGATRAFPPFHPEVPIIYREIGQPVIIPGDMGRYSYLLVGEEKAMEESFGSSCHGAGRVLSRHQAMKRAQGRSISKELEQDGILVRASDRETLVEEMSEAYKDVSLVVESIEKASISKKVVRMRPITVIKG; from the coding sequence ATGAAAAAAAATCTTATAAAAATAAATGACTATAAATGGGTTATACCCAAAGAAACAAACCCATTGATGAAAGTGCCTGGGGTCATATTTGCTTCTGAAGAGCTCGTTCAAAAAGCTCTTGAGGATCAATCCCTTGTTCAGGTAATAAATGCTGCATCCCTTCCTGGCATAGTAAAAGCTTCTATTGCAATGCCTGATATTCATTTTGGATATGGGCTTCCGATCGGAGGCGTGGTGGCCACTGACTGGGAAAATGGAGTTATCTCCCCTGGCGGAGTTGGGTTTGACATAAACTGTGGGGTAAGATTGATAAGAACCAACTTTTTTTTAAAAGATATAAAAGATAAAGAAAGAGCCATAGTAGATACGCTATACCAAAAAATTCCTACTGGTGTTGGTTCTAGGGGTGCTTTAAAGCTTTCATTCAATGAATTAAAGGAAGTTCTAAAGAAAGGTGCAAAATGGGCAGTGGAAAGGGGTTACGGAGATAAAGAAGATCTTAATTCTACTGAATCTTTAGGAACTCTTGAGGGAGCAGACCCTGAAAAAGTTAGCTCTAAAGCTCTGGATAGAGGAAAGGATCAGCTTGGAACTTTAGGCTCAGGCAATCATTTCCTGGAGGTTCAATATGTTGAAGAAATCTACGACCCTCACATAGCTAAAATTTTAGGACTTGAAAAAGATTTAATCACAGTGATGATTCATACAGGGTCAAGAGGACTCGGACATCAAATTGCAACCGACTATCTGGCGATACTCGGAGGAGCTTTAAAAAAATGGGGAATCAATGTTCCTGACAGACAGCTTGCCTGCGCTCCTATCCAATCTAAAGAAGGAATGAATTACATTGAGGCCATGAAAGGAGCTGCCAATTTTGCATGGGCAAACAGGCAGATTATAATGCACTGGGCTGAGGAAGCGTTGCTAAGAGCATTGAACATTTCAAGGCCATCCCTTGGAATGAAATTAATTTATGATATTGCTCACAACATTGTAAAAAAAGAAGAGCACATCGTTGAAGGAAAAAAGATGACAGTTGCAGTCCATCGCAAAGGTGCTACAAGAGCTTTCCCTCCATTTCACCCTGAGGTTCCAATAATTTACAGAGAAATTGGCCAGCCGGTTATAATTCCAGGAGATATGGGAAGATATTCCTATTTACTCGTTGGCGAAGAAAAGGCTATGGAAGAAAGTTTCGGTTCCTCATGTCATGGCGCAGGAAGAGTTCTTTCAAGGCATCAGGCTATGAAGAGAGCTCAGGGAAGATCCATCTCAAAAGAATTAGAACAGGATGGAATTCTTGTCAGAGCTTCTGACAGAGAAACGCTTGTTGAAGAAATGTCAGAAGCTTATAAAGATGTTTCCCTGGTTGTGGAATCAATAGAAAAAGCCTCGATCTCAAAAAAAGTAGTCAGAATGCGACCCATAACAGTCATCAAAGGCTAA
- a CDS encoding sigma-70 family RNA polymerase sigma factor, with amino-acid sequence MEEDSNMISKVLKGNKEEYGLLVKKYMKKAYFIALGIVKDPDEALDLSQEAFVKAFKNLKNFDVRKPFFPWFYKILKNLCLNFSNKKRRGQKALTEIFKLQSHEKEKDSSIKKSLLQAVEELPFEEKEIIMLRYFQGLSYEEISEILECPIGTVMSRLYYAKKKLKEKMKGF; translated from the coding sequence ATGGAAGAAGACTCTAATATGATAAGCAAAGTCCTAAAAGGAAACAAAGAAGAATATGGACTATTGGTTAAAAAATATATGAAAAAAGCCTATTTTATAGCTTTGGGAATTGTCAAAGACCCTGATGAAGCTCTGGATCTTTCCCAAGAAGCTTTCGTCAAAGCATTTAAGAATCTCAAGAATTTTGATGTGAGAAAACCTTTTTTCCCATGGTTTTATAAGATATTAAAAAATTTGTGTCTTAATTTTTCCAATAAAAAAAGGAGAGGCCAAAAGGCTCTAACAGAAATATTTAAACTCCAATCTCATGAAAAAGAAAAAGATTCTTCTATTAAAAAATCTTTACTCCAAGCGGTAGAGGAACTCCCCTTTGAAGAAAAAGAAATTATAATGCTGAGGTATTTTCAAGGGCTTTCTTATGAAGAAATCTCAGAAATTCTTGAGTGTCCGATAGGAACAGTTATGTCTCGATTATATTATGCTAAGAAAAAATTAAAAGAAAAAATGAAAGGTTTTTAA
- a CDS encoding asparagine synthetase A yields MKEEKIKEKTDKIYEFLSSEKIKNAVKVQSEIIRSAGEFLRKEGFIEIFPVIISPITDPLADPNVKISFSLYGYPYQITKSMIFHKQISLLSLEKMFTFSPNLRIEPEEKKDSGKHLFEFTQLDLEVRNARREEILSLGERLLVHIIKSVKESSKKELDFFRRKLKIPKTPFGKVKFKDVYQKYQKNYEDLLSRELGEPVWLIDFPIEIREFYDREDKSQPGYLVDMDLIFPEGYGEALSGGEREFEYEKILKRIQRKNIDLSYFSFYLEIAKKGLYPSAGFGIGIERLTRYICGIERIEETKLFPKIPGEFSL; encoded by the coding sequence ATGAAAGAAGAAAAAATTAAAGAAAAGACAGATAAAATATATGAGTTTTTGAGCTCTGAAAAAATAAAAAATGCCGTTAAGGTACAGAGTGAGATCATAAGAAGTGCTGGAGAGTTTTTAAGGAAAGAGGGGTTTATCGAGATTTTTCCAGTTATTATTTCTCCTATAACTGATCCTTTAGCTGATCCAAATGTAAAAATATCTTTTTCTCTTTATGGATATCCATATCAGATCACAAAGAGCATGATATTTCATAAGCAGATTTCCCTTCTCTCATTAGAAAAAATGTTTACATTTTCACCAAACTTGAGAATTGAACCAGAGGAGAAAAAGGACTCAGGTAAACATCTTTTTGAATTTACCCAGCTGGATTTGGAGGTAAGAAATGCAAGAAGAGAAGAAATTCTTTCTCTGGGAGAGAGACTTTTAGTTCATATAATTAAATCTGTGAAAGAATCCTCCAAAAAAGAACTTGATTTTTTTAGAAGAAAATTAAAAATCCCAAAAACTCCTTTTGGAAAAGTAAAATTTAAAGATGTATATCAGAAATACCAAAAGAATTATGAAGATTTATTATCAAGAGAGCTTGGTGAGCCTGTATGGCTTATAGATTTTCCAATCGAGATAAGAGAGTTTTACGATAGAGAAGATAAATCTCAGCCAGGGTATTTAGTCGATATGGATCTAATCTTTCCTGAAGGCTACGGAGAGGCACTCTCAGGGGGAGAAAGGGAATTTGAATATGAAAAAATTTTAAAAAGAATACAAAGAAAAAATATTGATCTATCGTATTTTTCTTTTTACCTGGAGATTGCAAAAAAGGGATTATATCCTTCAGCTGGTTTTGGGATCGGAATAGAAAGGCTTACAAGGTATATCTGTGGAATTGAGAGAATTGAGGAGACAAAATTATTCCCAAAAATCCCTGGAGAATTTTCCCTTTAG